Proteins encoded together in one Papaver somniferum cultivar HN1 unplaced genomic scaffold, ASM357369v1 unplaced-scaffold_117, whole genome shotgun sequence window:
- the LOC113329701 gene encoding uncharacterized protein LOC113329701: MAVQVLSGFGYDPRTNEYKVVRIVYTLNNHGEIQVYTLGSGNGWRNKGIVDSYFNSIYGVFANGALHWLDSSQKKIMAFNLSDENFHVLPAGPFLFPSYYQFLFLRSWGEPLYGVGTGHQCFDVWSLRSTLSLEGIANNTAATTYNEYGSWDWDTHSSGYSPFAVTKSGLVLMWHWDTLSGTNTLCYYDPATKSAMSLGGGLNNCLEVIPHMNSFVSLKDLGETKCKKRKKGISGVGVKDHQIHL, from the exons ATGGCGGTGCAGGTTCTAAG TGGTTTCGGTTACGATCCTCGAActaatgagtacaaggttgttagaaTCGTGTATACACTTAACAACCATGGAGAAATCCAAGTATACACTCTTGGCAGTGGAAATGGGTGGAGAAACAAGGGGATAGTCGACAGTTATTTCAATTCAATATATGGTGTCTTTGCTAATGGAGCTCTCCATTGGCTAGATTCATCACAAAAGAAGATAATGGCTTTCAATTTGTCAGATGAGAATTTCCATGTCCTCCCAGCAGGACCATTTTTGTTTCCTAGTTATTATCAGTTTTTGTTTCTCAGATCATGGGGAGAGCCGTTATATGGTGTCGGAACCGGTCATCAATGTTTCGATGTATGGTCTTTGAGGAGTACATTGTCATTAGAGGGAATTGCTAATAATACAGCAGCAACTACCTATAATGAGTATGGGTCTTGGGATtgggatactcattcttctggctATTCACCATTTGCTGTCACGAAGAGTGGTTTAGTTTTAATGTGGCATTGGGATACTCTTTCCGGGACAAACACGCTATGTTATTATGACCCCGCAACGAAATCTGCAATGTCTTTAGGCGGTGGTTTGAATAACTGTCTCGAAGTAATTCCTCATATGAACAGCTTTGTTTCTCTGAAAGATCTTGGAGAAACGAAatgtaagaaaagaaagaaaggaatTTCAGGGGTTGGTGTGAAGGATCATCAGATCCATTTATAG
- the LOC113330010 gene encoding uncharacterized protein LOC113330010 — MVRKKIQKRKADKEQICKFRRGKLRCKNVSGDNKRQFCEKHYKIFTDFLAENPSCVTYKWAEFLPQKQKMEFEKKMKEIEEEKKKKKKLNLNLPSDEHRCCLNNGMGWRCKNFRFGHGPNGADSHDASIPNTKFCEKHYNSFKKKNNGSGAGSSSATARETRASRRRKTVSSEEEYETETETQEDTSDDNCDAIVEADRSLDETQQDTSDDNFDAIEEGGSAETEGGDIETIEGSGELESLRITREPLVEVESLEQYKSMCLQLSVELEKKKVECTTLQGKLVEVETRKTAAADETEPTPADETKCWKKMFSDLESRVLRIENVNPTIANIKSQLRKSSVGCLESRVLKLEDLVLRMEDKISTMGCSESRISKLEGLVLRMEDKISTMGCSESRISKLESLVLRTENETSQIPRSGKESSLSRCVELHKMKAPPGFKYKATQSGEKQRDKDNSSNFNAEISSGGRKDSEVYEFKTQEKVVVYNRNKHHAVKSEFPKYSAMNISPASLHLSSIGKNIKEEKGWGCLEGIPSQHGLRLR, encoded by the exons ATGGTGAGGAAGAAGATTCAGAAGAGAAAAGCTGATAAAGAACAGATTTGTAAGTTTAGAAGGGGGAAATTGAGATGCAAGAATGTTAGTGGTGATAATAAAAGGCAATTTTGTGAAAAACATTACAAAATTTTTACTGATTTTCTAGCAGAGAATCCTTCTTGTGTTACTTACAAATGGGCTGAATTTCTACCCCAGAAGCAGAAGATGGagtttgagaagaagatgaaggagattgaggaagagaagaagaagaagaagaagctgaatctGAATCTTCCTTCAGATGAACACCGTTGTTGTCTTAACAATGGAATGGGATGGAGATGTAAGAATTTTAGGTTTGGCCATGGACCTAATGGTGCTGATTCTCATGATGCTAGTATCCCTAACACTAAATTTTGTGAAAAACATTATAATAgtttcaagaagaaaaataatggaTCTGGTGCAGGTTCTAGTAGTGCTACTGCTAGAGAAACTAGGGCTTCCAGACGGAGAAAGACCGTATCATCGGAGGAGGAATATGAAACAGAAACGGAAACTCAAGAAGATACTAGTGATGATAACT GTGATGCAATTGTAGAAGCTGACCGGTCCTTGGATGAAACTCAACAAGATACTAGTGATGATAATT TTGATGCAAttgaagaaggtggttctgctGAGACGGAGGGGGGAGACATTGAAACAATTGAAGGGTCTGGAGAACTAGAGTCATTGAGAATAACTAGGGAACCTCTGGTTGAAGTAGAAAGTCTTGAGCAGTATAAGAGTATGTGTTTGCAATTGTCTGTGGAgcttgagaagaagaaagtggAATGCACCACACTCCAGGGAAAATTAGTGGAGGTGGAGACTAGAAAGACTGCTGCTGCAGATGAGACTGAACCGACACCTGCAGATGAAACTAAATGttggaagaagatgttttctgATTTGGAGAGTCGGGTCCTGAGAATAGAAAATGTAAATCCAACAATTGCAAATATAAAATCGCAACTTAGAAAATCGTCTGTGGGATGTTTAGAGTCTCGCGTTTTGAAGTTGGAGGACTTAGTCCTGAGAATGGAAGATAAAATTTCAACAATGGGATGTTCAGAGTCTCGCATTTCTAAGTTGGAGGGATTAGTCCTGAGAATGGAAGATAAGATTTCAACAATGGGATGTTCAGAGTCTCGCATTTCGAAGTTGGAGAGCCTGGTCTTGAGGACGGAAAATGAAACTAGCCAAATCCCGAGGAGTGGAAAGGAAAGTTCGTTGTCGAGATGTGTAGAATTGCATAAAATGAAAGCGCCTCCAGGTTTCAAATATAAGGCTACTCAAAGTGGTGAAAAGCAAAGGGATAAAGACAACAGTAGCAATTTTAATGCTGAAATCAGCAGTGGAGGGAGGAAGGATTCTGAAGTGTATGAATTCAAAACACAAGAGAAGGTGGTTGTGTATAACAGGAACAAGCATCATGCAGTTAAGTCTGAATTTCCCAAATACTCTGCTATGAACATTTCCCCTGCAAGTCTACATTTATCAAGTATTGGTAAAAACATTAAAGAAGAAAAAGGTTGGGGCTGTTTGGAAGGGATACCATCTCAACATGGTCTCAGACTCAGATGA
- the LOC113329702 gene encoding cytochrome P450 71A1-like, with protein sequence MDIVSSLLVVVRQWLGDQQIKGRSTLHFFTISVPVIISLFFLCKIHRVWSSSKKSDICNLPPSPPRIPIIGNLHLLGKLAHQSFRDLSQKYGPLMLLHLGQSPTLVVSSVEMASEIMKNQDIVFANRPYTIAANALLYGCTDIAFAPYGEYWRQVKKISVLQLLSVKRVQSFKYVREEEVDVMIQKLASSCSSRKHGEQVINLSEALQTLTNNIISRCVLGAKYEGAHGNRFGQLSKEIMELLGAFSIGDYFPSLGWIDVVSGLSNKFKKAFHELDIFLDQVLTEHLLRHSKSQDDDGQADDSEKLDLTDVLLLSQKDNTMVSRNNIKAIIMDMFVSGSNTSATAMEWAMAELIKNPQMMEKAQDEVRRVVGNKSKVAEEDINQMDYLKCIVKEILRLHPPIPTLVPRESPKSTTKLAGYDIPPNTTVYINAWAIHRDSKVWENPEEFRPERFNNNPISFKGQDFQLIPFGSGRRGCPGLSFGIAIIEFTLANLLYCFNWEVPAGENRELLDMTEASGFTVNRKIPLRVVPTIKRP encoded by the exons ATGGATATTGTATCTTCATTGCTAGTAGTTGTGCGGCAATGGTTAGGAGACCAACAAATCAAAGGTCGTTCTACTTTACACTTCTTTACAATCTCAGTTCCAGTAATTATATCTCTTTTCTTCTTGTGTAAGATCCATAGAGTTTGGTCCTCATCAAAAAAGTCGGATATTTGTAATCTACCACCTTCTCCTCCTAGGATTCCTATTATAGGAAACCTTCACCTACTCGGAAAATTAGCACATCAATCCTTCCGAGATCTTTCTCAAAAGTATGGCCCATTGATGTTATTACACTTGGGTCAGTCGCCGACTCTTGTAGTTTCATCCGTTGAAATGGCTTCTGAGATAATGAAAAACCAAGATATTGTCTTTGCAAATAGACCTTATACTATTGCTGCTAACGCGCTACTTTATGGATGTACTGATATCGCGTTTGCGCCTTATGGTGAATACTGGAGGCAAGTGAAGAAAATTAGTGTTCTTCAGCTATTGAGTGTAAAGAGGGTTCAATCATTTAAGTATGtcagagaagaagaagtcgatgTTATGATCCAGAAACTAGCTAGTTCATGCTCATCAAGGAAACACGGTGAACAAGTAATAAATCTGAGTGAGGCACTGCAGACACTCACAAACAACATAATTTCTAGATGTGTGCTTGGTGCTAAGTATGAAGGTGCTCATGGGAACAGATTTGGCCAACTGTCTAAAGAGATCATGGAGTTGCTCGGAGCTTTTAGCATTGGTGATTACTTTCCATCTCTTGGTTGGATAGATGTTGTTTCTGGATTATCTAATAAGTTTAAAAAGGCTTTCCATGAACTTGATATCTTCTTAGATCAAGTTCTCACTGAGCATCTTCTTCGGCATTCCAAATCACAAGATGATGATGGCCAAGCAGACGATAGCGAGAAACTGGACTTGACAGATGTTCTCCTCCTTTCTCAGAAGGATAACACAATGGTCTCTCGCAATAATATCAAGGCCATAATCATG GATATGTTTGTCAGTGGAAGTAATACATCTGCAACAGCAATGGAATGGGCAATGGCAGAGCTCATAAAGAACCCCCAAATGATGGAAAAAGCTCAAGATGAGGTTAGAAGAGTGGTGGGAAACAAATCCAAGGTCGCAGAAGAGGACATTAATCAAATGGACTATTTGAAATGTATCGTCAAAGAGATTCTACGACTACATCCGCCTATACCTACTTTAGTTCCAAGAGAGTCTCCTAAGAGTACAACCAAGTTAGCAGGTTATGATATTCCTCCAAATACAACAGTTTACATCAATGCATGGGCAATCCATAGAGATTCAAAAGTTTGGGAGAACCCCGAAGAGTTTCGTCCCGAGAGATTTAATAACAACCCCATTAGTTTCAAGGGACAAGATTTTCAGTTAATTCCATTTGGGTCAGGACGAAGAGGGTGTCCTGGACTATCGTTTGGTATCGCAATTATCGAGTTCACTCTTGCCAATCTCTTGTACTGCTTCAATTGGGAAGTTCCTGCTGGTGAAAACAGAGAGCTGCTTGACATGACTGAAGCTTCTGGTTTTACTGTTAATAGGAAAATCCCTCTTCGTGTTGTTCCCACAATAAAAAGGCCATAG